GTGGCATGTGAGACCAACAGTCTAATGGCCAGCAACGAAAtcgggaagagggagagggaggggatgggatggggggggggggggggagacgtGCCTGAGATGCCAGATTGCATTCTGGCGACCTGAGGGTGGAAGACCAGCTATACGAGGTTGtagaagagagagaggggggtaATTGGAACAGGTTGGAGATGTTGGTGGTGTATATAAGGCCCCGAAGGTATCGAATACCGCCTCCGTCGGGCGAATGCGGTGAGAGCGGCAGCCTGGATGTTGAAGCTCGAGATGCGGCCACGGCGACGTCAGCTTGGGAGCGGGACAACCAACCCCCCCACTGTAAGGTACCTAAGGCGGGGCCGGAACAGTTGCGTTGACAGTAGCTGCCGCATTGGGCGGGGTTCCGCCAGCTACGCATTACATAAGCAATTTCAACTTCCCCTTCCACTGTGGTGACCTCTCCCTCGACCTACCTACTTACATACGCCAATCCAATTTCGCGAGTGCAGCTTGATCGCTAGACCGCGACATCCGTTTACAAGCCGCCACAATAAAACAAATCTTCTTTGATCACAATCAGCTAGCTAGCTGCTTTACCTCGAGTAAACTCCATCCCACTCACGCCTACGCAATGGCGATGACACAGAGCGAACCCGTCCTCGCTGTCCAGACCATAGCTGTTCTTGCACAGCTGTCCTTATCCTGACGCGAGCGCCAATTGTTCAGGCAGGAAATTTGTTTCACCCAGGCACGTCTGTGTCGACAAACCTACAGAGAAACTTCCATCCATCCTTGCCGACGGGGTACACCAGAAGCCTGTCGGCTGCCAAATGTGACCTAGGTTATCTTGACTCGCTCGCTGCTGGTGATGAGAGTCAGATGTTCTGTGCCGAATCTTCTTCAAGTGTGAGAATAAACAAAAAAAGCACATTCGGCCAGTCTCGCGGAGTAAAAGGTGCGGGCGCAGGTGACTGACTCTCTGCGTTAAATGGCAGGCCACTTTGTGAACTAATGATGAACCAGTTGCCCTCAGTCTTAGACGTGGCCCGAAACCGATCGCGAGTGGCCAAAGTCTTCACGACAAGTATCGGGGGCAAGGTCAGATGTCCAGCAGGGGCGATGTCGACCTGCTTATTTGGACGAGACGTCTGACAACGATCCAATGGGCACTGCCATGTTGTTGTCggtgttgttcttgttgtcgCCCTGTCGTTCGAATTGAGCTAGAAGCTGCTCGTTTCATCCGAGGAACGACTTCCTTGCCGAGTCGCAACCCGCCCGCCCCCTTGGGATTgcatcatcgtcttcgtgTACGCGTATCTGGCGTCACTACGAAACTTGCTGCAATCTGCTGTGCATAAGCAGCCCTCGGTACTTTTCCAAGCTCTTGCCGATGATGTTGATAAACGGCCACTGCGTGTTGCTCTTAAAGAAGTGCGCCCAGATCTTCAGCACCGCCAGACTCAGCGAGGCCGCATCCCGGTCCGCCGATACTtcgggctcgtcgtcctcaaagtcgacgacgtcgtacGCCTCTTCCACAATGCACCGAACCCAATGCAGAATTCTGTCCTCGCTATCTGTTTCTCTCGTCAGCAAAAATAGCCCAAGTTTTGGTGCACAAGCAGCCGAATCCCCCACAACGGTCGACTTACCACTTAGTGGCGTGGAGGCTGTGGATGCGGTCAGCGACGAGAGCCATTTGCTTAGCAACACGGCGCACTCGAGGCCCGAGAGTGAGTGTCGGACGCTCCAGAAGAAGGCCTGACTGCGGGCGACGCGGTCGACACCCAGACGGACGGGGATGCTGAGCATGTGAGCCGTGTAGAGAAGCGCGGTGATGACGCCGCTGCTGCGTTCCACCGCAGGAGACCGgctgatggctttggcgATGCGTATGGGGTCTCGCGTCTCGAGCAACCGGTACGGACCAAGGTGGAGGTAGATGCGGACGTATGCCAGGCCGAGCAAAGAGCTTGACGTGAACGGGATTGGCCCGTTCTCGTTGTTTGGATCGAGGCTCGATTCAGGGGCCTGTTGCCATCCCGCAGTCCACGACCGTAATCCGCGTCTGAATCGACAAAAGGTCAGTCAGTATTCCATTGTACACTCTAGCTGATGGTGGATGGTCCAACCCACTCGAGCTTGTCAACCTCCTCACTCGGCAACGACGCCGAATGATCCATCACCGGCAGCGAGAGGTCCCGGACAATGTAGATTCTCTGCAGCAGGCCGTGCAGGAGAATGTAGTTTCCCAGGGGCGTCGGGATCGGATCGACGGGCGCCGTGCCGTCCGTGTTCCTCAGGAGCAGCGACAGGGCATCCTGAAAGAAGAGCTGCTGTTTCCCGCTCTCGCGGCGGGCGCTTTGCCACTGACACGCGGTCTGGGACTTCCACTCGCCTGTCGAACACGGCAGCCGCAGGCCGACCTCGTTGCTTCGCAGGACGGGATACACGTTGTATGCGATGCTGTGGGTGTGCATGAAGGAGAAGGCAATGAGCTTCGCCCGCCGTACGGACTCTTGCCGTATCCAGACGTGCCACGCAGCTTGCGGCGTGGTCTGCTCCACGGCGACACCGGGTCCGTCCTCTTCGTGGAGACCAAGTTCGCGGAGGACTTGCGCCAGCAGCGCTTGAAGGGCGAACGCCTCTTGCACCAGGGACATCTTGGGCTCCCACGTGGCGTAGCCCATGAGGGCAATGAGGGCACGCACTGTCTCTATGGGCTCCCAGGAACCCCAGTCTCGTTCTCGGGCGTCTCTTGATCCGCGGTGTTGGGGCGACAAGCTGTGCAGATTCAGGGAGGAGCCGGTCCTTGGTCCGAACTTGTCGGACTCATGCACGAGTCTTTCCAACAAGATGGCCTTGCCGGCGTGGAATAGCCTCTCGGACATGCGATGTTCAAAACAATACTGAGCACCCAcagcggcgaggccgagtaTGAGCTCGACCGAGTGCTCGGAAATCCGCCACGTCGGCGTGTGGATGAAAGGCATATGCGAGTGGAAGCCTTCGAAGAAGGACGTCATGTAGCGGGTGAGTGCATGGCGGGAAGGAAACTTGAAGTCCGGGTCGAGGACATCTCGGAACGTCTCGATGGAGGCGTTGAGTCGGAACCGCTGCTCGTCCGAAACGCGGTACGGCTGCGACTCGGTATCGACAGAACGCGGATCTTGTTTTGCGCATCAGCTGAGTCGACGGCCTAGTACCCTTACATTCTTAATAACTTACTTGTATCTGGTAGGGCCTCTGTGATACGATTCCCTGTCGGGGCTGACGGTAGCCACGAGCTGAACGGAGTCCCCGGACGGGTCCTACTATTCCGAGCACCAGGCGTAGCCGTGCCTTCTCTCGACTCTTTGATAACCGAGTCCGCGACCTCATTGTCCCGGTCGGGGCCATGGAAGTAGGGACTCCATTCGGCCGGCAGACCGACACCGTCGAGGAAGTTGGCAAACTCTCTGAAATGAGCGTCGAACCCCACAGCATCTTGGTTGCCTGACACTTTCCGCGTAAGCTTTCGAGGCTAGAAAAATCTCAAGGCGGAGCGAGCCGTGCGACCAACCGTTTTCATAGAACTGGTCTGCGAGGAGAGTCTGCTGATAAGAAGAGGCATCCACGAGAGCGCCGTTCCTGGGGACCGCCATGGGATACAGATCTGCCTGCGCTGCAGGCGGTGGCGGTTGTGCCCAATGGTTCACGCTCATTCCCGACAGagatgcggcggcggcgaggtcagCCTCAACCGGGCCGTGTATCTCTCCGGAGTCCGGCTCCGAGGGGCCCTCCGGCGATTCGGATCCATCCTCATGGGACGCAATCCGCTGATGGCGAGTCAACAGGTCTCGACGGGCAAAGGCAGCTCCACACCGACAGATAAACGGCTTTTCTTTGGTGTCTGGCAGATCGAGCAAGTCAAGTCAGCATGACGGCACGTGGCATGATGCCGGGGGCTTATCTGATCATGAGACGGTATGGCATGCGGCGGCCAAGGATACGTCTGAGCCGAGTTCCCGTTCACCCCAACAATTGGAGACAAGACAGACATTGCAGacaaacagacagacagagacagagagagagacgaggaCATGCATGTTGGGATGACTGACGCGTTCGCACATGGCGCTCCAAGTGTTCGGTGCGCTTGAAGGTTCGCCCGCAGTGAGGGCATGAACGAGCATCGGGGCCGTTACCGGTTCGCCTCCTCCGCTTGACTGGAGTCGAATGCGGTCGCAGGATGGGCTGCTGCTGATCCTGCGGTTGCAGCTGCGGCTGTGGATGCGTGCtcgtgccgttgccgttgtgGGACAGCATGCTTCCACCTGGCAGGAAGATGGGATGGTGTCAGTGTTGGAGGTGATGAGTTGCCGGGGGAagttggagagagagacgaagGTTGGGGGGGCTACCCTTTGGCTTATGTTGGAGAAAACTTGCCCGTCTTGTGGGCCGGTCTCGCTCAGAGATAAACTCCAACTGCCGTCCATCACACACTATCTCTCGGAGACTGACTCGtaacccctcccccctctttGCCCCTCCCCAGGATACGTTGCAACCCTACGATCTTATCTCGTAGGAATTAGGCTTTGGAGTTTATCAATGATGCAGTGCCCCCCTGGCCCCCCTTGTGACAGTTGCATTTCCTTGCTTTTCTGCGAAATCCTCCGCTGCATCCCCGCAGTATCCACCAGTTTGTAGTGTTCCAGGGCGGGTCAGACGGGATCAAGCACGGTTGACTTGGAGAACCTAAGAGATGATCTCAAGTAGATGTCATCCGAGGCTGCCCTGTCGCTTTTTCAACCCGAACCCAGACGCAGTTTGCCAGACTCTCGAGTGATTGTTGCGTTGAGACCTAAGCACAAGGGTCCCTAGTTCGAGCCCAGCATGTACAAGTTTCCAGGGGTTGCCTTCATCACCGGTGCTGGAGGAACCGGTGAGTATCTCTCTCGAGGCCCAGTCCGGCTTTCCAGCGGCCAGTAGCTGACACGCTCACGCAGGCATTGGCGCTGCCGTTGCCAGAGGCTTCGCGCGATCAGGATGCTCGAGAATCGCCATCACCGACCTGAACAGAAAGTCGCTGGCAGAGACGCGGGACGCGATCCTCCAGATCGAGCCCCAAACGCAGGTGTTGAGCCAAGAAGGTGACATCTCGGACGAAAGCTTTGTCAACTCCTTCGTGCGGGACATCGCCAACAGCTTCGGGCGCATCGACTACTCCGTCAGCTGCGCCGGGATCCTGGGCGAATCGCTGCGATCCCACgagacgtcgacggccgccttcGACCTCATCACCCGAGTCAACTACAAGGGCAGCTGGCTGGCGTCTCGTGCCGTTCTGAGCCACATGCTGAAGCAGAAACCACATGAGGAGCATCCGGGCCAGCGAGGCTCCATCGTCAACATCGCCAGCCAACTCGGCGTCGTGGCGCGGCCAGCAGCAGGTAAGCGTCCATGCCCTCCATCCCTTGCAATATTAATGCGCCGTCCTGACACCGAAATCGCTCAAAAGCCCCGTACTGCGCGTCAAAGGCAGCCATAATCAACATGACCCGATCAGACGCCATCGATTACTCTCAGGATGGAATCAGGGTCAACTGCGTTTGCCCGGGAGTAATTGCcacgccgatgacgacggcgtccgAGGAACTGGTCCAGAGGCTGAGGCCTGCGATTGATATTGCCCCCATGAAGCGGATGGGGACGCCCGAAGAAGTGGCCAACGCTGTGCTGTTTCTGTGTTCAAGCCAAGCTTCGTTTGTTCAAGGGCACGCACTGGTGGTCGACGGAGGCTACACTATCAACTAGGCCACAACTGAACAAAGTAACTATTAAAAAGAACATAAACCTAGTCCGTTTCTCTGATGCTCTTGTTGTAGCCGAAGTAAACTCGGCGAAGTTAGGTAACCATGTAGTACTCTTGATAAAGTGCTACACAGCTTATTTATACTAATCTTGGCTTTGGAGAAACGATTCGACATTTGGGAAGAGCCTAGAGTATTGAGTCACGGAGGTGTACCGGAGGGCTGCGGATTCATGAATTAAATTCTTAAGTATATTGTCTACAGACTCTATGCTCTATGCCGCATGATCTTTTCTGAGAAGAACCTGGCATCATCTGTGCTACGCACCTTAAAGCTCAAATTCTCAGACCGAAAGCTTCACTCGCTTGAGGTTTGGTGATGTTGTGCCGTTTACCTCAGGCATTGTTCTTCCATGCACTTTTGTTTGCGTTCCTGTCGCCAACGAGTCCGGGGCGGGTTGAATCACGCCCCCGTTGCTCTTGATTTTCTTCCAGTCGAAGTTGGTTTCCCAGGCGTGCCCGATGTTGAGCACCTTCTTTTCTTGCCACAGCCCGCCAACAATCTGCATGCCCACCGGCAGCAGGACTTGTGCGTCATCCAGAGCAGGGAGAAATCCGACAGGTATCGACATGGCGGGATGCCCTGTGACGTTGAAGACGGCAGTGTTTGTTGTCAAGCCAATCGTAGGCTCGAATGAGCCCAGGACGGACTCGCGGGACCCGTGCCGAGGCGCGATAAACGGTGTCGTTGGCgtgatgatggcgtcgtAGGTCTCAAATGCCCTTTGATAGGCATCGCTGATCTGCCGCGCAATGTTCACCGTCTTGCTGTACAGCCCGGGGAACTTGTCGGAAAGATAAAGGCCGTTGATGACAGTGTTCTTGGTCGAAGGGAAGAGCTTCTGGAAACTCGCGTCGGCCCAGGGGAGTCGTGCTTTTTCGAACTCGGTCAAGCCCAGGCCTCTTCGCCCGGAGGCCCTTCCCAGGATACCCGAGGAGCCGGCAATACGCTGCTGAATGGTCCATATTGAAGGTCCCTCCAAGTGGAGAGGAACAGAAacctcctcgaccgtcgCCCCCAGTGACTCCAGTTTCCGAGCAGCGGCAAGGACATGGTCCCTGACTCTGGGGTCGACAATGTCCTGGTCGAAGCCCTCCTTCAAGAGGCCGATCTTCACCCCGTCCAAACGACCGGAAGATGACTGAAGAGTGGCAGAAAAGTCGTAGGAACCGTGGGAAGCAGCCCCCAAAGActtgtcgtcgatgccgtcgtagCCCGAGATGGCATCCAGACACTGTGCGACTTCGGTGACTGATCGACACAAGGGGCCGGCATGATCGTCGATGGCGTCACCGCTCGTGATACCCGTGAATGGTACTAGCCCATGGGTCGGCTTCAGCCCGACGCAGCCACAAAATGAGGCGGGGACTCTGATGCTGCCGCCTTGATCGGTGCCGAGAGCAATATCAACCTTCCCCGAGCCCACCAGAGCTGCACCGCCAGATGTGCTGCCTCCAGTGGAATAGCCATGCTTGTACGGGTTCTCGATGGTTCCCTGGGCGCTGGTGAAAGACGCGGTCGAATTGCAGAAATGCTCGCAGGTTGCTGTGCCGAGGATGTTGGCCCCGGCATCCAACACGCGTGTCACCACCGTTGCGTCCGTTGACGGTGTCCATGGGAGGAAGGCATCGCTGCCGAAGAATTGAGGGACGCCTGCAACGGCGATACAGTCTTTCAGACACACGGTTCTCCCCTTCAGAGAAACAGACGAAGAGCCCGGGGTGTGGTCGCCTCTAATCAGAAATCGATAAGCCCACGCATGTCCGAACTCTTGCTCCTCTTCCGTGGGAAGATGAACGTTCTCGCGGGGATACCGCTTGGTGTCCGGGACCGGCTGGTAGTCTGGCAAGTTATCGATGCGGGTTGCGCAATCGTGGACCGCGGCGAGGAGCCTCTGGTAGTCGGCCGACTCCTCAGGCTTGATGGTCAGACCGAGCGGCTCGAGGAGTTTTTCGACGTCTCCCTTCTGCACAGGATTATCCCTAAGCCCATGTGTGTCAGTTACGAGGACCCCGATAAGAAGTTAGGGGTTGCATACGTGGAGATGTccttgaagaagacggaCATGTTGGCGAAAAAGTGACGACTTGCCGATGGCTGTCTGTCTGCTGATTGTCTGCCGCGTCACCAGATGATTTTAGGATGGCTTGGTCCAACGAAGTGTCAGCCAGCAGGTTCTTGATAAAGGCTTAAAAGATGCATCCATGTCCAAGCCGCGAAAAAGGCTCGGGGTGGTTTTCCAATAGCCATTGGACCGCTTGGTGGCAAGGCGGGTTCCTGATGACAAACAAATTGAAGTCGACATTAACAGACACGATGATGGTTGATTAATTGCCGTCCCCGCCGACCTTAACGACCCCATTGATAGTCAGTCGGGTCGCGTGTCTTGGGGTTGGAGAAGGGCCGTGGAGTAAGTTGACAGGCACGTAAGTGTGCGTCAAACTTGGGGGAATTCTGGTTGACTCCAACTCCACACAAGCGGACATGTATCGCTTGGTGTGAGAAGTACAATGCGACCCCAGATGTTGTTCAGTGTGGTTTGGTTGCAGGGCACAGGGATAATTGCTGGGGGAGAAGACGCAAGGACATCAAGATTGCCAAATTCGGCTTTAATGTGTTGAAAGTGAGTATGGTGATTCTCGATTCCCCTCTTCTGTTCCTACTGCAATGAATCACTTGCGTCAAGTGAACTGAATCGTGATTGTCTGTTTGTTCACGTCAGATGACCAGAGTCCGTGTGTCGTCAACCAACTGTTCTGAAAATACCGAGGTCACGTATCCCTTTCTCATTCAGCTATTTTCACTACGAGTCTACCTTTGAAGGCGCTGTCTTGGTATTTCGCGAGAATGCCCGGGATCTCATCAAAGGGCACCAAGGTGATGTGAGACCGAATGCCAGCCTCCTCTACAGTCTTCATCATTCTCTCAGTGGACTCTCTACTCGCAACATAGCTCCCCCGAATTGTGAGCTCCCGAAACACTATGACACTGGAATCGAATCTCCAACTCTCAGCTGGCAGGCCCAAAACACCCATAACGCCTCCAATGCGAAGCAGTGTTAGGGCCCAGTTGTTGGCTGGCAGAGAATCCGTACAAACTACCACGGCTGCGAGCCCCTCTCCTCCCGTGAAATCCATGATCTGTGCTGTGGCATCTTCAGCGCCAGAGTCAACAACCAGTGAAGGTTTCAGATCCTGGTTCGGCATCTCGGTAGCCAACTGCCTCCCTGCCGGCCGACTGTCAACTGCCACGGTGCGAAACCCCATTGCGCTGGCGAACTGTAAACCGAGGAAACCGAGGCCTCCTATACCAACGATGGCCACTGTGTCTCCAGGGCTAAGCGAAGCCGTGGCTCCCTCCAGAGAGCCCCAAACAGTGGCGCCGGCACACATCAACGGAGCAGCTTGGTCGAAGGGCAGAGATGATGGCAAGCGGACCGTGGTTTCGGGGTCGACTGCGAGGTACTCAGAGAATGCCCCATCATGTTGGAAGCCGGCGGTTTCTCGCTTTTCGCAGAAACGGGGATCAAGCCGGTTGCGTGTGCGCTTTGCCAACCCGCAGCCACTGCATTGGCCACACGAGTTCTTGAAGTTCAGAGCCCCAACTCGGTCACCTATCTTCCAGTCACTGCTGCAGCCCTTGCCGATTTGAACGACAACGCCGGAAGGCTCGTGGGACGCAATCATGCCCAAAGGCGAACCGAATTGTCCCTGTAGAACCTGCAGGTCTGAATGACAGAACCCGGCTGCGTAGACTTTGATGAGGAGTTCGTTGTCGCGAATGGTGGGAACGTCTCTCTTAACTAGCTCATAAGGTTTGTTGTACTGCTTTGAAGTCAGTATTCGATGATTCCAGTAGCGGATGAGTGGGATGCCAACCTCGGAGATCTGCGCTGCTCGCATTCTGCTGGGGATACTTGTGAATGTCATCATGTTGGGCGTAGGTTGCCAAGGGTCTTTCTGCAGTGCGCGGGAGAGTGCAGTGCGCGCGATTGAGTTAAAGTGGCTTTATTGGGTACTGAGGTCAGAACTCGAAGCAATCATGTATTGTTTCTCAACCTAGTTTATCAGATGTACCGTCTGAAGGGTGAAGTTGTGTGGATGAGAAGAATATCATCGTCAGTTGGAGATCACCCTTATCTCGAAAGACCACTGTAAGCGGGGTAAAGTAGAATCCCTGTCTGCATCGGAGCAGGTTTCTTGAGGATTCAACTCTCCAACTTCGCCGTGCTCCTCTAATTGGCGACTCCAACTTATCATTAGCCTATCAATTTACCAAACTCCAATCAATGCCGTCAGAGCACCTGGTTCGGCCTTATTGGATCCTATCAAAGGATCCAAGCTACCCCGCGATAAGACATGAGCTGCGAATTGACACTCGTTCGTGAGGTGTTCGATAGGTGAATCCGTCGACCCCTCAGTGACCATGGAGTCGGCTTCTTAAAACCAGACCGCCACCTTGAATTAAGTTTCTCAGCTCCCCGCGCCTCTCCAACCCCGCACCAATCGTGAACTCGCGCAAAACATCACTTCACCTGACCAAGGAAGAGACCGAGTAAAAACGAATTTCGAGTTTCCCGTCGAAATGGGCAAGAAGCGTGTTCTCGTTAGctacggcgtcgacgtcgatgccgtcgctGGTTGGTTGGGGTCCTATGGAGGAGAGGATTCCTCGAACGACATCAGCAGAGGTGAGGCCTTAGACCCGTCACAGACAGAGCGCTCAAACTGGTGTCCTGCCTGTCAGTGTCTTTCGGAGGTTACTAACTTCTTTCAGGTTACTTTGCAGGAACTATCGGTGTACAGCGAGTACTCAAATTGCTTGCCAAGTACAACATCAAGGCGACATGGTTTATTCCAGGACACAGCCTCGAGACATTCCCGGAGGACATGGCCGCGGTCCGAGACGCCGGACACGAGATCGGCCTTCACGGCTACTCACACGAGAACCCGACCGACATGACCATTGAGCAGCAGAGAGATATTCTCGACAAGACATACCGCATGCTCACAGACTTCGTGGGCAAGCCTCCTAGAGGCAGCGTCGCTCCGTGGTGGGAAACAAGCAGAGAGGGAGCCCAGCTTCTGCTAGAGTACGGCATCGAGTACGACCACAGCATGAGCCATCATGACTGCCAGCCGTATTACCTTCGGATCGGCGACGAATGGACGAAAATCGACTACACAAAGAAGGCGAGCGAGTGGATGAAGCCTCTTGTCAGGGGACAGGAGACCGGGCTCGTCGAGATTTGCTCGAACTGGCACCTTGACGACTTGCCGCCGCTCATGTTCATCAAGGATGCGCCCAACAGCCACGGCTTCGTCAACGCGAGAGACGTGGAAGACACCTGGAGAGACCACTTTGACTACTTTTACCGGGAGTACGACGAGTTCATCTTCCCGCTGACCATCCACCCGGATGTGTCGGGTCGTCCGCACGCCCTGTTGATGCATGAGAGGCTCATTGAACACATGATGAAgcacgagggcgtcgagttcGTTACGATGGAGCAGATCTGCGACGATTTCAAGGCAAAGAACGCGCCAGCCGAAGGGGCCATCATGCCCGCGGAACCTGGCGCCATCCTTAAAAATGCAACGCAGTAGCAAATAATCAGCTTGACAATTATCTTTTCTACATTCCAATTCAAGAAGTTTCCGTGCATTCCGTTGTGATCTACACAGTATGGCATCACCGGAGCGGATCCGGTCGACCGGCCGTTCCGGCTCCGGAATATGTCCGCTGCTCAGTTCGCCCGGGGCCGTTATGGTCAACAGTTTTGCAATAAATACAGCCCACATCAGCTGACTGTTGTACATATTCGCACAGCGCATTGTTGCATGAGCATTTGGCATCCGGAAGTACATTTAATCCCTGGCGTAAAACCTTTGGGCAGATAATACATGGTTCCATCATACAATACATCCCAGAAGCTGCCCATACCCCGCGCTTATCGTCTAGATCGGCCTTGCCATCCCAGTGCCTGTGGATCATTGGGGTATTATGGCTCACGCGTCAGTCTTTGGCCAAGGGGGTTCTTCGCAGCTCCAACACGGCATATCATTCCAAAAGGCTTAAATAACTACTCCAACGTCTGCACTACATACTCCAACCTTATCGCGCTAGCCTCGCCACAGCCCACGCCCGTCTCCACACACTTGCGCCGAGCCCCTGAACGCGCTTTTGACTTTGGGTGTCGACAAGGGTCGGTGACCCACGATCTTGGAGCGGCATCTGAAGCTCGTCGCGGGGTTGCCTCGACGTCCGTGTCGATGCCTATCTCTGGTCGGGATCTCTTTGCCGCCGCAAGATAAGCCACGCGGGCTCACTCTGTTCACCTCA
The genomic region above belongs to Colletotrichum higginsianum IMI 349063 chromosome 2, whole genome shotgun sequence and contains:
- a CDS encoding C2H2 type zinc finger domain protein; the encoded protein is MLSHNGNGTSTHPQPQLQPQDQQQPILRPHSTPVKRRRRTGNGPDARSCPHCGRTFKRTEHLERHVRTHTKEKPFICRCGAAFARRDLLTRHQRIASHEDGSESPEGPSEPDSGEIHGPVEADLAAAASLSGMSVNHWAQPPPPAAQADLYPMAVPRNGALVDASSYQQTLLADQFYENVSGNQDAVGFDAHFREFANFLDGVGLPAEWSPYFHGPDRDNEVADSVIKESREGTATPGARNSRTRPGTPFSSWLPSAPTGNRITEALPDTNPRSVDTESQPYRVSDEQRFRLNASIETFRDVLDPDFKFPSRHALTRYMTSFFEGFHSHMPFIHTPTWRISEHSVELILGLAAVGAQYCFEHRMSERLFHAGKAILLERLVHESDKFGPRTGSSLNLHSLSPQHRGSRDARERDWGSWEPIETVRALIALMGYATWEPKMSLVQEAFALQALLAQVLRELGLHEEDGPGVAVEQTTPQAAWHVWIRQESVRRAKLIAFSFMHTHSIAYNVYPVLRSNEVGLRLPCSTGEWKSQTACQWQSARRESGKQQLFFQDALSLLLRNTDGTAPVDPIPTPLGNYILLHGLLQRIYIVRDLSLPVMDHSASLPSEEVDKLERGLRSWTAGWQQAPESSLDPNNENGPIPFTSSSLLGLAYVRIYLHLGPYRLLETRDPIRIAKAISRSPAVERSSGVITALLYTAHMLSIPVRLGVDRVARSQAFFWSVRHSLSGLECAVLLSKWLSSLTASTASTPLSDSEDRILHWVRCIVEEAYDVVDFEDDEPEVSADRDAASLSLAVLKIWAHFFKSNTQWPFINIIGKSLEKYRGLLMHSRLQQVS
- a CDS encoding Short-chain dehydrogenase, with amino-acid sequence MYKFPGVAFITGAGGTGIGAAVARGFARSGCSRIAITDLNRKSLAETRDAILQIEPQTQVLSQEGDISDESFVNSFVRDIANSFGRIDYSVSCAGILGESLRSHETSTAAFDLITRVNYKGSWLASRAVLSHMLKQKPHEEHPGQRGSIVNIASQLGVVARPAAAPYCASKAAIINMTRSDAIDYSQDGIRVNCVCPGVIATPMTTASEELVQRLRPAIDIAPMKRMGTPEEVANAVLFLCSSQASFVQGHALVVDGGYTIN
- a CDS encoding Amidase, whose translation is MSVFFKDISTDNPVQKGDVEKLLEPLGLTIKPEESADYQRLLAAVHDCATRIDNLPDYQPVPDTKRYPRENVHLPTEEEQEFGHAWAYRFLIRGDHTPGSSSVSLKGRTVCLKDCIAVAGVPQFFGSDAFLPWTPSTDATVVTRVLDAGANILGTATCEHFCNSTASFTSAQGTIENPYKHGYSTGGSTSGGAALVGSGKVDIALGTDQGGSIRVPASFCGCVGLKPTHGLVPFTGITSGDAIDDHAGPLCRSVTEVAQCLDAISGYDGIDDKSLGAASHGSYDFSATLQSSSGRLDGVKIGLLKEGFDQDIVDPRVRDHVLAAARKLESLGATVEEVSVPLHLEGPSIWTIQQRIAGSSGILGRASGRRGLGLTEFEKARLPWADASFQKLFPSTKNTVINGLYLSDKFPGLYSKTVNIARQISDAYQRAFETYDAIITPTTPFIAPRHGSRESVLGSFEPTIGLTTNTAVFNVTGHPAMSIPVGFLPALDDAQVLLPVGMQIVGGLWQEKKVLNIGHAWETNFDWKKIKSNGGVIQPAPDSLATGTQTKVHGRTMPEVNGTTSPNLKRVKLSV
- a CDS encoding Alcohol dehydrogenase GroES-like domain-containing protein, producing MMTFTSIPSRMRAAQISEVGIPLIRYWNHRILTSKQYNKPYELVKRDVPTIRDNELLIKVYAAGFCHSDLQVLQGQFGSPLGMIASHEPSGVVVQIGKGCSSDWKIGDRVGALNFKNSCGQCSGCGLAKRTRNRLDPRFCEKRETAGFQHDGAFSEYLAVDPETTVRLPSSLPFDQAAPLMCAGATVWGSLEGATASLSPGDTVAIVGIGGLGFLGLQFASAMGFRTVAVDSRPAGRQLATEMPNQDLKPSLVVDSGAEDATAQIMDFTGGEGLAAVVVCTDSLPANNWALTLLRIGGVMGVLGLPAESWRFDSSVIVFRELTIRGSYVASRESTERMMKTVEEAGIRSHITLVPFDEIPGILAKYQDSAFKGRLVVKIAE
- a CDS encoding Polysaccharide deacetylase, producing the protein MGKKRVLVSYGVDVDAVAGWLGSYGGEDSSNDISRGYFAGTIGVQRVLKLLAKYNIKATWFIPGHSLETFPEDMAAVRDAGHEIGLHGYSHENPTDMTIEQQRDILDKTYRMLTDFVGKPPRGSVAPWWETSREGAQLLLEYGIEYDHSMSHHDCQPYYLRIGDEWTKIDYTKKASEWMKPLVRGQETGLVEICSNWHLDDLPPLMFIKDAPNSHGFVNARDVEDTWRDHFDYFYREYDEFIFPLTIHPDVSGRPHALLMHERLIEHMMKHEGVEFVTMEQICDDFKAKNAPAEGAIMPAEPGAILKNATQ